A region from the Medicago truncatula cultivar Jemalong A17 chromosome 6, MtrunA17r5.0-ANR, whole genome shotgun sequence genome encodes:
- the LOC11443654 gene encoding uncharacterized protein, translating into MGFSLFVLYAQAALFSSCGFQENKGKRASVTTSCRRRVVTTSSLAFAIYITRSLVDLNDFCFFFLYGVPEIPVTYKGNGNNEIPGRMVSVHDQPPSLSTVSVFNVIIVTSKTPPSKPFW; encoded by the exons ATGGGTTTCAGTCTCTTTGTTCTCTATGCTCAAGCTGCCCTTTTCTCCTCTTGTGGATTCCAAG AAAACAAAGGAAAACGTGCTTCAGTCACAACAAGCTGTCGCCGCCGCGTGGTAACAACTTCTTCCCTCGCGTTTGCCATCTACATCACACG GAGTCTCGTTGATcttaatgatttttgttttttcttcttgtacGGAGTACCAGAG ATTCCTGTAACATACAAAGGCAATGGTAATAACGAGATTCCAGGAAGAATGGTGTCAGTTCATGATCAGCCACCCTCTCTCTCCACCGTCTCTGTTTTTAATGTCATTATTGTCACCTCTAAAACACCACCATCAAAACCATTTTGGTAG